In Halarcobacter mediterraneus, the following proteins share a genomic window:
- a CDS encoding allophanate hydrolase-related protein — translation MQEDEILVGVCGAHMSGLALNWQLVELDAKFVKKTQTKKGYRLFVLENKDPIRPGMIYDSSSSSQIELEVWSIKVENFGKFMKQIASPLCIGSVFLEDDSYVYGFLCEADFLKDAKEISELKSWRNFLK, via the coding sequence ATGCAAGAAGATGAAATTTTAGTAGGTGTTTGTGGTGCTCATATGAGTGGCTTAGCATTAAACTGGCAATTAGTTGAACTTGATGCAAAATTTGTTAAAAAAACACAAACAAAAAAAGGTTATAGACTTTTTGTATTAGAAAATAAAGACCCTATAAGACCAGGTATGATTTATGACAGCTCAAGTAGTTCTCAAATAGAGCTTGAAGTGTGGTCAATTAAGGTTGAAAACTTTGGAAAATTTATGAAGCAAATTGCTTCTCCTCTTTGTATAGGAAGTGTTTTTTTAGAAGATGACTCTTATGTTTATGGATTTTTATGTGAGGCAGATTTTTTAAAAGATGCCAAAGAGATAAGTGAGTTAAAGAGTTGGAGAAATTTTTTAAAGTAA